A portion of the Pangasianodon hypophthalmus isolate fPanHyp1 chromosome 20, fPanHyp1.pri, whole genome shotgun sequence genome contains these proteins:
- the kctd6a gene encoding BTB/POZ domain-containing protein KCTD6a isoform X1, producing MTDPVTLNVGIHLYTTSLSTLQRYPDSMLGAIFHGDFPTALDAQGNFFIDRDSPLFRYILNFLRTSELTLPYDFKETELLRKEADFYQIEPLIQCLSDTKPLYPQDTFDQIVELCSILRLSKYSNPVAVIITQVTITTKVYILLEGISNNITRWNKHMMDTHNFQLYFTFGPCDYQQEVALRVHLVEYVCKCGFTIRNARVHHMSEQANENTVEHHWTFCRLAHKLED from the coding sequence ATGACAGATCCAGTAACCCTAAATGTTGGTATTCATTTATACACCACCTCTTTGTCTACTCTTCAGCGTTACCCAGACTCCATGTTGGGTGCCATATTTCACGGTGATTTTCCCACAGCACTGGATGCCCAGGGAAACTTCTTCATAGACCGTGATAGCCCACTGTTCCGTTACATCCTGAATTTTCTGAGGACTTCAGAACTGACTCTGCCATATGACTTCAAAGAGACAGAGCTTCTACGCAAAGAAGCGGATTTCTATCAGATAGAGCCTCTAATCCAGTGTTTAAGTGACACGAAACCACTCTATCCACAGGACACCTTTGACCAGATTGTGGAACTTTGCAGCATTCTGAGGTTGTCCAAGTACTCAAATCCGGTAGCTGTCATTATTACCCAAGTCACCATCACCACCAAAGTCTACATTCTGCTGGAGGGCATCTCCAACAACATTACACGCTGGAACAAACACATGATGGACACCCACAATTTTCAGCTATATTTCACCTTTGGACCTTGCGACTACCAGCAGGAGGTGGCACTTAGGGTGCACCTTGTGGAGTACGTCTGTAAGTGTGGTTTCACCATCAGGAATGCACGTGTGCATCACATGAGCGAGCAGGCCAATGAGAACACTGTAGAGCACCACTGGACTTTCTGCAGGTTGGCACACAAACTTGAGGACTGA
- the kctd6a gene encoding BTB/POZ domain-containing protein KCTD6a isoform X2: MRYPDSMLGAIFHGDFPTALDAQGNFFIDRDSPLFRYILNFLRTSELTLPYDFKETELLRKEADFYQIEPLIQCLSDTKPLYPQDTFDQIVELCSILRLSKYSNPVAVIITQVTITTKVYILLEGISNNITRWNKHMMDTHNFQLYFTFGPCDYQQEVALRVHLVEYVCKCGFTIRNARVHHMSEQANENTVEHHWTFCRLAHKLED, from the coding sequence CGTTACCCAGACTCCATGTTGGGTGCCATATTTCACGGTGATTTTCCCACAGCACTGGATGCCCAGGGAAACTTCTTCATAGACCGTGATAGCCCACTGTTCCGTTACATCCTGAATTTTCTGAGGACTTCAGAACTGACTCTGCCATATGACTTCAAAGAGACAGAGCTTCTACGCAAAGAAGCGGATTTCTATCAGATAGAGCCTCTAATCCAGTGTTTAAGTGACACGAAACCACTCTATCCACAGGACACCTTTGACCAGATTGTGGAACTTTGCAGCATTCTGAGGTTGTCCAAGTACTCAAATCCGGTAGCTGTCATTATTACCCAAGTCACCATCACCACCAAAGTCTACATTCTGCTGGAGGGCATCTCCAACAACATTACACGCTGGAACAAACACATGATGGACACCCACAATTTTCAGCTATATTTCACCTTTGGACCTTGCGACTACCAGCAGGAGGTGGCACTTAGGGTGCACCTTGTGGAGTACGTCTGTAAGTGTGGTTTCACCATCAGGAATGCACGTGTGCATCACATGAGCGAGCAGGCCAATGAGAACACTGTAGAGCACCACTGGACTTTCTGCAGGTTGGCACACAAACTTGAGGACTGA